The region CGTCCAGGAGCCCCAGGCAGGTCAGGGTTCCACGGCTACCGAGACGCCTGCTGCTGAGGAGACTCCCGCTGCGGAAAATGCCGAGCCCGCTGCCGAGGAGGCACAGCCGGCAGAGACCGAGGCACCGTCGGCAAGCGGCGCGGACCTACCGCGCAACGAGCACGGTGTCCCGATTCCAGGATCGGCACGTCGCAAGTAAGGCGTAAATAGAGTGCCTTAAACGACACACAACATAATCCGCCCGAGGCGAGCATGCGAACAGCTCTCCCTCGGGCGGATTTTTCATGCCCATCCGACTTCCCCCTCCCCTACCCCGACCCCACAACAAAGCAATATATTTAGACCCGACATACTCGCCTTCGCAGCTTCCCAGCCAGAGAGGACCACCACGGTGAACCTGAGACGACTGGTGCACAAGACCAAGAAATTCCTTTCCATTCCCGGAATCTTGGAAACGCTCTTCGCATTCGTCCTGACTGTCTCCGACATCTTCTTTGTGGATCATCAGCGCGCCATCCCGCTGCTGGCCATCTTCGGCGGCGTCCGCATCGTGTTGGTGTCCATCTCCGCGTTCCTACCCCTGTTTGCGGCATTCCTCGTGCCCGCCAGTTATCTCGCGTTCGCATACCTCCCCAATGAGCAGGCTCCACTCCAAATCTTTTGCGCGCTACTGGCCGTAGAGGTCATGAGGTCGGTGGGCAAGGCCCGGCTCGCACGCATCACGGCTATCCTTCTCTGGTCAATCTCCAACTACGACACTGTTGAGCACACTTTCGCCCGCGACCTAGTCGCGACTTCCGTGACGACGGTGCTCTTCCTCGTCGCATACGGCATCGGCGCCATGCGCCACAACAATAAGAAGCAGGCCGAGGAAGCCAAGAACGAGGCGAAGGAAGCGCTTCACCAACAGCGCCTGGAGTTGGCTACCTTCTTGCACGACTCCATCGCGAAGTCCTTTACCCGGGTCACCATGCAGTCGCAGTCCCTAGCCATTGAGTTCGAGGACGACAATCCCGAGCTGGTCAGCAACCTCAACGACATCGCAGAGACATCGCGCGAGGGGCTCCTGCAGTTGCGCCAGCTCCTCGCCCTGCTCAAGAGCAACGACGATGATTCTGAAGAGTCGCTGCCCAGCGCTATCGGCCAGGACGAGCCCATTCCGACGGTGGACAAGGTTCTCGCCCAGGCCAAGCGTGAGCTCGAGGCTGAGGGTTTCATAGTCTCCCTGTCCTCAAATCTCGGTTCACAGCCAACGCTGTCTCAGATATCAGAGGTCATCGCACCTGCGATATCAGAAGTGTGCACCAACATCGAAAAATACGGCGCTGCCAAATCCGAGGTCCAAATTTTTGCTACAGGCAATCGTGACGAGGGCTATACGGTCACGGTCCGAAACCGGATTGCGCCGAGCCCCAACCTTCTCCCCCGCGCCGTGCTCTCCAGCGGGTTCGGTTTGGCGTCTCTGCGCCGTCGCACTCGACTGCTTTCCGGCACGATTGAAACGGATAAGAACAACGACATCTGGACGACAACCATTACTCTGCCCGCGCCGAAAGATAGCCTTTAGTTCCAAAGAAATCAGGGGCTAGACCTGGCGGAGCTGCGTATACTCACTTATGATTACACAGTTGTTCATATCAAAATATCTAAATTGCATCCCCGGGCAGTCCGCGCAATCAGCGGATCCTTTCTCTTAGCCCAGCGAAAGGCTATTTCATGTCTGAGATCAAGGTCTTCATCGTCGACGATGATCCCCTAGTCCTCTCTTCGCTGCAAACATATTTCAAAAAAGCCCCACACATCACCGTTGTGGGCGAGGCTAACGACGGCCATGAGGCCCTGAACGTCATCTCCAAGGGCGGAATCGACGTTGTCCTTACCGACATCCACATGCCCAAGATGGACGGCGTCGAGCTCCTCGAACGCATCCAGAAGGTGGCCGAGCCGCCTAAGTTTGTCGCCATTACCTCGTTCGACACCGACGAGACGATGATTAAAATCCTGAGCCTCGGCGGCAACGGCTACATTCTCAAGACCGCGCGCCCAGAGTCCATCATCAGCACCATCGAGGACGTCATGCAGGGCGGAACGGTGATTTCCCCAGTCTCTGCGACCCGCCTGATCAAGACGCTTCCTACCCAGGGCATCGGCTCTTACCACGTCACCAATGCCGAAGAGGAAGTCCTGAAGCTCATCTGCAAGGGCATGTCGAACCACGACATCGCCAAGGAGCTGGGCAAGTCGCCCGGCACCGTGAAGAAGCACCTGTCCAGCCTCTTCAATAAGTTCGGGGCATCCTCGCGCCTGGACCTAGCACTAAAGGCGATTGACGCCGGGTTTAAGACCAAGGACTAATCGACCAAAGTCTCTTTCCCGACGTCAACCGCCCCTCGTGGAACAACTCGCAGGGCTTGAAGTCCTCAACTCCCCGCGAGTGCCTGTTATTGGATGGTCACCTCGACATGGCGCTCACGCGGAGCGACACCAAAGTAGGACTTACCAGTTGGCTCCCATGTCTTTGACTTGCCGCAGCGTACGGACTGCCCCGCGAATTCATCAACCAGGAATCCCCAGCTAAGGCGACCTGTCTCCCCCGCCCCCACCTCGTAGGGGCCAATCTTCTGCCCAAGGCTCCACACCATCTCGCGGGAGTATTCCCACTCGTACTTGCGATTGAGTTCCTGCCCGACCTTCGCATTCACGGTGATGTTGGTCCACCACTTCTTCGACTTCGACTCCTTAATCGTCTGAGTCAGCGGAAGCGGTGCGTCTCCGGTGGTGTTGGCGGTCGAAACGACTCCCTCGACATCAAAGCGCGAGCCTGTGACCTCGACAAACTCCGACATCGCGCCAGGGGCCTCGCAGACCGTGCCGGGCTTCGGCCCCTGATCCACCGCAGCTGGCTTCGCCACCGGCACCCATTCCTCAGGCTGTAGCGGCTCGCCAGGCGTAGGTGCCGCCCCCGCCACAGCAGTTCCCAGGCCGAGGGAGGTGAGCGTCGTCAAGCACAAAGCGATTACACGCGTCTTCATTAGATCTCTCCTAGTCATTAATGCTTGCCGACGCCGGCCCACCGTCGCCCGAGTTTCCACTCACCGGGGCCCACTGTTGACGGTGCTTACCCTCCTTCGTGGTCTTATGCCAGACCACGAAACGAGTCGACGGACCCTTGCCGTTATACTCGCCGAAATAGGGTTCGCCGCGCCAGGTTCCCGACTTGGGGTCGCAAGTACGAACGCGGCCGATGAAGGACTTCATGTGCACCCCATAATCCGCGCGCACGGTCTCGCCGGGATTGACAGTCACTGGCCCCAGCTTGTCGCCTACAGCCCATTCACTAACTCTGACGATGCCGTAACGCGATTTCACCCCGTGGAAGAAAATATCCCACATGTTGCCGGAGCTCATCGCCTTAACAGACTCATTAACCCCCTCAGTCACTTCCAATGTGTACTCAATTGGGCGATCGCTGCGGTTGGTGAATGAATTAGTGCCGTTGTAGCGGTCCCACTCGTCGGTGACCCACTGCTCCCAAGGGTGATAGTTCGCATCGGTCTCCGGGTTACATTTATCAGTATTGACGAAGCCTGCGTGGTGCTCATCCTGGTCAGGAGTCTGTGTCAACGGTGTTGCAGCGGCAGTCGTCGCGGCCAGAGGAAGTGCACTGGGAAGGAGGCTCGCCGCGACCATCGCGGCAGCCACAAACGTCCGTGATTTCATTTTCAGCATTGAGCTACCCCTGCCTTGCTAGACAGCGAACTCGGTGACCTGAGGCTTTGCGCCGTCGACGGAACGATCCGACTCATTAGTGCGCATGGACACGCGAACGTGGCGCTCCTTCGGGATGGTGCCCCAGAACGGACGACCTGCGTCGACCCACTTACCGCCCTGGCAGCTAAGGTGGGTGCCCTCGAACTTCTGGTTCAGGAAGCCGTACTGCAGGACGCCGGTGTAGCCGGGCTTGACCGGGTACGGGCCGAGCGTCTGGCCGACCTCCCAGGCCTGACTGGACTTGTATCCGGAGCTGAGGCTGACGTGGAAAAGCTTGAGCAGGTCGAAGTCAACAGACCCACCGACGTTCCACTCCTTGGTCTTGCCCTCCTTGAGGGTCTGGGTCAGAGGGAGATCAGTGTCGCCGTAGTTAGCGACAGTGGCGGTGCCTTCGATTTCAAAATCGGTACCGACAATCTTCAGCGACTGTCCCTGCTGCCCCTCAACGGTGCAGGTTCCACCGAGCTCGCCGGGGGTCGGCTGAGCTGAGGCATGGGCGCTAGGAGCGAGGACAGCGGAGGAAACTGCAATTAGCGCGGCGACAGATCCGCTCAGGAGGGTCTTCTTCATTTTGCGGAAAATCCTTTCGAGGTAATGAGGTGACGAGAGTGAAACCGGGACCAGATTGTGACCAGGCTCGGATCAATCCACGCCCTAACACCGATAAAACTAGCCCCATAATCATCCTTTAGTAGGTCACAGTCGGCCACTATCAGTGTTCAACTAAGACTTGCCCCATAGCCAAAAAAGTACCGCCAGCACCGCCAGCCCAGACCTCAAGATAGAAACTTATACCCCCCCCTAACAGGCGAAATATAATTTACCCAGTTGGAATTACGCTTACCCCACCCGGCTTAAAACAAAACCAGTCGGTACATATATTCGCCCTAAAGTACCCATCAACTAGAGAAGCATCCACCGACTAAAAGGCACCCTAACCCACTCTTTAGCTACCCACGATTTAGGTGCCCCCCCTCAATGCCTAAAAGGCTCGTACTCCGTGCGCAGATACGAGACTTACTGTCAAATCATCGGCACCAAAAAACTATACAAATATTGCCGAAGTGCACCGCCACCGCTACGATGATTGCATTATCAAACTTGACACTGCCCAGGCGAATGAAGCAGTTGCACTCTCTTACCACCAGCAACTGCCCCGCACCAGGGCTCTACTCTTTTGGAGTGACCGAAATGATTGGAAGCGCATCCTCTCTAGCTAGTGCAATGATTTCCGCGACATTGTCCCTAGGCACGATTGGTGGACTCCCCACCACCCCAGATGCCCCGACCACTCCGGCACCGACCACCACTCAGGCCGCAGCCGCTTTGCAGACCAACGCTGAGAAGCCCTACATGGCCACTAAAAAGTACGCCATGGCCGACACCTTCTCCTGCGATTTCTACGACCTGCCCTGGTGCCGCTAGCCCGATTACAAGGTTCCATCGTGGCCGGAAAGTAGCGACTCAAAATCGGCCACTCTTGGGTTCACCTGCGTATTAGTACTATGCCGGTGGTTATTGCTAGCCCCGACACCATCGGCGAAATCAGGTCCGAAACCCACCACCGCAGAGCGCACATTCACCAGGTACTCAGCCAGCTCGCGAGCCGCACGCGTCGCGCGGCGGCTCATCATCTCACCGCCAACCGCTGAGCCAAAATCATCAGTAGTGGCAAAAACAGCCGTCGGCATCACAGTTGCACGTAGGTAGCTAAACAGTGGGCGCATGGCATACTCAGTCATCAAAGAGTGTCGGGCCGTGCCCGCAGTTGCGGCCACGACGACCGGCATTGAAGTCAAAGCGTCCTTATCCAGGGAGTCAAAAGACATCTTGAACAGGCCGGAGTACGATGCCGCGAACACAGGAGTCGCAGCAATTAGACCATCGGCCCCGCTGACTTTGTCCAAGGCCTCACGCAGGGACTCGTCGTAAAGCCCCGCAGACATGACTGTTCCAAGACTCATAGCGAGTTTACGCAGTTCAACATATTCAACCTCGAGCCCCTCGCCGCGCTTGGAGACCTGCGCTTGCACGGCCTCAGCAATGCGGTTAGCGAGCATGCGAGTGGTCGACGGGTTGGATACGCCCGCGCTGACAACCACTAGCTTTTTCATGGTTTCACCCTCCTGCGAGTTGCGAACCCGATCATCGTTCACCGTCGTCGACCCGGTTGGCGTATGACTCGGACGGACGAATCATAAGGTGCGGAGAGCCTGCCCCCTCGGCGCACAATGAGGCGTGGGTCGGCGGATTGGAGGGCACGTGAGCCGGGCGGCGACGTTCGAACTCAGCGCGCAGAGTCGGAACGATCTCTCTGCCCAAAATTTCCACCTGCTCAAGCGCCATTTCCAGGGGAAGGCCTGCATGATCAATGAGAAAGATTTGCCGCTGGTAGTCTCCGACGGCATCTGCATAGCCGAGGTAGCGGTCGATAATCTGCTCGGGCGTGCCGACGGTCAGAGGTGTGATGCGCTCGAACTCCTCCAGTGATGGACCATGGCCATATACGGGAGCATTGTCGAAGTACGGCCGGAAGGTCTCCTTCGCCTTCTTCTCGGTCTCCGCGGCGAAGAACTGACCACCCAGGCCAACAATGGCCTGGTCAGCAGCACCATGTCCGTAGTGCTCGAAGCGCTGGCGGTAGAGATTCACCATCGAGGCGGTGTGCTCGATATTCCAGAAGATGTGATTATGCAGGAAGCCATCGCCATAGAAGGCGGCTTGCTCGGCAATTTCCGTGGAACGAATGGAGCCATGCCAGACAAACGGCGCGACACCATCAAGTGGGCGCGGAGTAGCCGTAAAGTTCTGCAGCGGAGTGCGGAACTGACCTTTCCAGTTGACGTTCTCCTCACGCCACAGGGTGCGCAGTAGGTGATAATTCTCAATTGCTAGCGGGATTCCCTTGCGAATATCCTTACCAAACCACGGGTACACCGGGCCGGTGTTGCCACGCCCCATAACCAAGTCCACGCGACCGTCGGCCAGATGCTGCAAATATGCATAGTCCTCCGCGATGCGCACGGGGTCGGTCGTAGTAATGAGAGTCGTCGATGTCGACAGAGTGATGTTTTCCGTCTGCGCGGCAAGATAGGCCAGCAACACTGGTGGATTCGCCGGAGCTACAAACGGTGGATTGTGATGCTGGCCGGTTGCGAATACGTCGAGGCCAACCTCCTCCGCTTTCTTAGCTAGGGCTACGGTCGCTGTAATACGTTCATTCTCAGTCGGCACCTTGCCGGTGGTGGGGTCTTTTGTTACGTCGCCAATGGTGAAGATTCCGAATTGCATAGCAAAATTCTAGAACTTTTTTGTTGACATGTCACTACAGTGGAGTTACGGTTGACTCATCAACACTAACGAAGTGAGCAGGGAAGCTCCGGAACCTTCCCGAGCCCAACCAAACTGTGTTGATAACGAACAAATAGCTCTTAACCAAGCACTCCAGGAGATTCACATGACTTACCAGTCCGGTACCTACACTCTCGACGCTGCACACTCTTCCATCGGTTTTTCTGTTCGCCATGCAATGGTCACCAAGGTCCATGGTCGCTTCGAAGAGTTTGAGGCCACCATCGAGTTCGACGCCGAGAATCCGGCCAACTCCTCCACCACCGCCACCATTAAGACCGACTCCATTAACACCAACAACTCCGACCGCGACGAACACCTGCGAAACAAGGACTTCTTCAACGCAGAGGAAAACCCGAGCATTACTTTCAAGTCCACCGCCATCGAACTCCACAGCGAAGAGAAGGCAACGGTAAAGGGCGACCTGACCATCAAGGGCATCACCAAGCCGGTTTCCCTCGACGTTGATCTCTTCGGCTCAGCTGAGGATCCGTGGGGTCAGACCCGCGTCGGATTCGAGGCAACTACCACCATCAACCGTAACGACTTTGGTGTCGAGTACAACGCTCCGCTGAAGACCGGTGGCGTCCTGATTGGCAACGACATCGCTATCCAGATTGAGGGCTCTGCCGTTAAGCAATAGCACTACTGAGCAGCAGCCACTGCCAGGTCAACAAGCCCACCAAGAGCCCAGGCACAATCCCTTCAAGCGCCTGGGCCCTTGGTCTATGCAAGCCATTTTCCACTCAATCTCAGCAAACAAACGGACGCGGCCAACCTTCCTAAAACCCCTTTGTGTCGCCCCCGGTTGGAAAAAAGCGCAGATATTAGACGAGAAGGTGGCATGCTTAGACAGGTGAGTTCCAGCAAAGAATCTTCCCCAGGCAATAACGGCACCACTTCGGCAGCTGCGAATGCTGCCGCCCAGGAGCAGACTCGCGCAGCTCGTCTAGCAAGTCGCCGCGGGGACATCAGAGCGCCACGGCGCACCCCGCTGAAGCCACTGGACCAGTCAACCAAGCTACAGAATGTCCTCTACGACATTCGCGGGCCGGTAACCACCCTGGCCGAGCAGATGGAGGCCGACGGCCACCGAATTCTTATGCTGAACACCGGAAATCCAGCGAAGTTCGGTTTCGATGCTCCCGATACCATCGTGCAGGACATGGTTCGCGCCCTTCCACACGCACAGGGCTACTCGGAGTCCAAGGGCATTTATTCAGCGCGCCGTGCCGTCGTCACGCGATATGAGATGGACCCGGAGTTCCCGCGCTTCGATGTGGGCGATGTATGGCTGGGCAATGGCGTCTCAGAGCTGATTTCAATAACGACACAAGCCTTGCTCAACGAGGGCGACGAGGTCCTCATCCCCGCACCCGACTACCCACTGTGGACCGCCGCGACGACGCTAGCAGGCGGCAAGCCGGTGCACTACATCTGCGATGAGGAAAACGACTGGGCGCCGAACATCGAGGACATCCGCTCAAAGGTGACCGACCGCACCAAGGCGATTGTCATTATCAACCCAAACAACCCAACCGGCGCCGTCTACTCCCGCCAGGTGCTCGAGGACCTCGTCGAAATCGCGCGCGAGAACTCGCTGCTTCTGCTTTCCGACGAAATCTACGACCGGATCCTCTACGACGATGCGGAGCACATCTCGACCGCCTCCCTGGCGCCCGACCTGCTCTGCATCACCTTCAACGGTCTCTCCAAGACATATCGCGTTGCCGGGTATCGCGCCGGTTGGATGGTGATAACCGGCCCAAAGCGCCACGCGGAGGGCTTCATCGAGGGAATAAACCTCCTGGCCAGCACCCGCTTGTGCCCGAACGTGCCCGCACAGCACGGAATTCAGGTCGCACTCGGCGGATACCAGTCGATTAACGACCTCATCCTGCCCGGCGGCCGACTTCTGGATCAGCGCAATGCGGCCTACGAGGGGCTGACCTCGATTCCCGGTGTGACGTGTGTGAAGCCGATGGGTGCGATGTACGCGTTCCCGAAGCTGGACCCGAATGTCTACGAGATCCACGATGACGAGAAGCTGATGCTCGACATCCTCCGCGAGGAGAAAATCCTCATGGTCGGCGGCACTGGCTTCAACTACCCGACGCCGGACCACTTCCGAATTGTGACGCTGCCGTGGGCTCGGGAGCTCTCGGAGGCGATTGAACGCCTGGGTAACTTCCTGGCCAGCTACAAGCAGTAGCTAAACCGAAAGGGAGCCGGGCCCCCACACGCCCCCACGTGGAGGTCACCATAAGTTCAAACCTTTAAACTAATACCATTCCCTGTTAGGCTCGCCTAAGCAACATGTGCTTTGTGCACATTTTTCCGCATGTTCAAAAGGAGAGCCCCCGTGACCTCAACAAGCCCAGACGCTCCAGCTCCCGCTGTCTCCGCCAATCACACCACTTCACGCGGTCTCAGCCCCCGAGACCTCATCAACGTCGGCGTTTTCGCGGCCCTATACTTCGTCGTCACATTCGTCTTAAACATGGTTGGTTTCGCGGGACCAGCGTTCATGTTCCTCGGATTCATCCTGGGAAACCTCGCTGGCGGCACCATTCTCGCCCTTTATGTCGCACGCGTGCCCAAGCTGGGCGCGCTGACCCTTCTCGGCCTAATCCTCGGATTTGCTTTCACCCTTACCGGCCATAGCGCCTACATGATTATCGTCTCCACCCTCTTGGGCTTGCTTGCCGACGCCATCCTCGTCGGCTTTGGTGCACTGTCACGAGGACGTGGGCTGGCGCAAGCCAAAGGAAAGCGCGTCAGCACTGCATTCCCCCTGGCATACGCGGTATTCAGTGTGAGCTTTGTGGGCGCGTTTATCCCATTGATTCTCAATACCGAGGCGTACTATCAGACGATTTCTGCGCAGATGGGCCCCGAATACGCAGAGGCCATGGCTGCGATCTTCCAGCCCTGGACTGTCGGGGTTTTGGCTATCGGCATGTTCGTGCTGGGGCTGATCAGCGGGGCGATTGGCGTACGCGTTGCCCGCAAGCACTTTGAAAGCGCTGGCCTACTGTGAACATAACCGTCGACCCGCGCACAATTTTGCTGGCGGTCGCGGTAGTCAACACGATAGTGATGGCATCCCCGTCAACCACTGCGCTTTTTTGTTGCGCTGCGGTTACCTCCACCGCGTTAGCGACAGTGCGGATTCGCTATGGTGTCATTGCCATCCTCGCGTTTTCCTTTCTCTACTTGGCCTTTCAATTATTGCTCCTGGTTCCAGGATCCAAAGGCGTGGCTTTTGCTGCAGTGATGTTCATGTGGCTGGCCCGATTTGCAGTCAGCATCGGAATCGGCGCCTGGGCCATCCTCGGAATCTCACCATCAGCACTTACTGCAGCGTTGCGCAGCCTGCGTATCGGACCGCTCCGGCTACCCTCCTGGGTGACAATTCCCCCAGCCGTGTTCCTAAGAGTTCTGCCCATTGCCGTCACTGAGGCCAGGGCAATCTATGACGCAATGCTGCTGCGCGGCCTGCGGCCCGGCGCAAGGCAATGGCTGCTGCATCCAGTGCAGTCAACATCAATGCTCGTTATTCCCCTGCTCGGAACTGTTGTCCAATCCAGCGATGACCTCGCTGCTGCGGCACTCATCCGCGGCCTGGGCGGCACGCGGACACCTACCACCATCGCCCGACTGAGCCTGCGTACCGCAGATGTAGGGGTTCTGGCTAGCCTCGTGGCCATTGTTAGCGCGGCGTGGTGGTTGCCATGATGCATTCCTCCTCGGCAGCGCCGGAGACTCGTTCCTCCATAACAGCACGCAATCTCTCATTCCGCTATGCCGCCAGTGGCGCGGGCCTGCATAACATCTCCTTTAGCCTGAATCCAGGCAGAACAATGCTGATTACGGGCCCCTCGGGGTGCGGTAAATCAACCTTGCTACGTCTCATTAACGGTCTTATTCCACACTTTGATGACGGCGATCTACACGGCGAAATCCTTTTGGATTCGCACGGACTAGCTCCTACCAGCGGTGCCGGTTCGATGAATCCGGCCAAAGTGCCTCTACACAGATCAGCGGAATTCAGTGCGACGGTGTTTCAGAACCCGCGCAGACAATTCTTCACCGACACAGTCATCACAGAGCTGGCTTTCGCTTTGGAAAACGCAGGCACAGATCCGGGGCGCATCCGAAACCGCATCGATGAGGTGGCCCGTACAGTAGGCATCGAGGATTTGCTGGGGCGCAGACTTGGCGAACTGTCTGGGGGCCAGCTGCAACAAGTGGCCTGCGCGTGTGCCCTCATGCCTAACACCGGCATTATCCTCTTTGACGAGCCCACGGCCAGCCTCGACTCCGAGGCCATCGCCACGCTACGCGAACTCCTGCAACTCCTGCGCAGTCTGGGCAAAACCATCGTCATCGCCGAGCACCGCATCGCCCCGCTGCATGGCCTAGTTGACGATGCTCTCATCATCGACAACGGAGAGATCTCCGCATCTCTAAGTGCTGAGGAGTTCTTTGCTATCTCCGAGCAGCAACGCCAGGCCTGGGGACTGCGCAGCCTGACACCGGTGCCCTTGCCGCCGCTACCAAGGCTGCACAATCTCTCCGAGCCGGAGACGAATCCAACCCGGGGACTGGTTTTGGACAATGTCGTTTTTTCTCGCAAGTCGCCCGGAGGAGCCCTGCGAGGAATCCGACGAGATGAACGGAGAATTCTCGACATCGACCACCTAGTCTTTCCCGCAGGCGAAGTCACTGCAGTCATCGGCCCAAATGGCACCGGCAAAACAACGCTCGGCAGGCTCATCTGCGGTCTCGAAAAGCCACAGCGCGGTGGCTCTATCCGCCTGAACGGAAAGCGTCTATCCGCAGCCGAACGCAACCGCCGCTGCCAAATGGTGATGCAAGACGTGAGCAGGCAGCTCTTTTCGGAGACTGTCGCGGGCGAAATTGAACTCGGGGCGAAAGAGCCCCCGCCCACGCAGTCACTATTGGAGCAGATGGATCTGGCCGGACTGGACAAACGCCATCCGAGATCCTTATCCGGCGGGCAGCGCCAACGACTCGTCATTGCTGCGGCGAAGGCCCAGAATGCCGATGTCTACGTCTTCGACGAACCCACCTCCGGCATTCCGTGGAGGCACCTGGAATCTATCGCGCAAAGGCTCGAAGAACTCGCTACAGCCGGTGCCGTCGTCATCGTCATTACCCATGACAACGAACTCATTGAGGCGGCAGCCACGCGCATCGCCGACCTGAGTCCTTTTTCACCGCACCTTGCTTTCCATTGACAATCCCCTTAAAGAGACCGCCCCTGCAAGGTTCAAGAGGGGCACGCATCTGTTAGGACCACCATGACATCTCATAACACCAACACGGACTCGGCCTCGCCGAAATCCGGCAATGCTGGCGTCGAAAAGCGAAAAGCCGGGCAGAAGGCTCTACAAGAGCTGATGAAACCCGTGCAGTGGCGCATACGAATCGCACAGGTGCTGGCACTTATTTCCTGCGCTCTGGCGGTGGCACCGTATGTCGCCCTTGTCGCACTCGGCGATACTCTATTGACTGCCCAGATCCACGGCACGCCGGTCGACTCGGAGCGAGTCCAAACAACTATCTTCTGGCTAGTCACAGCATTCCTCAACCAGTCTTTACTCTATACCCTGGCGCTGCTCATCACTCACTTTGCCGATCTGCGACTAGTTCATCTCACGCGAGTGCGCATCATTCGGACAATCAGTCGAGCGCCACTGTCCTGGTTTGGTAACACAAGCGCAGGACGGATCCGCAAGGCAGTCGACGACGACACCCGATCTCTCCACACGCTGGTTGCTCACGCTCCTGTCGACCTCATCATGGCAGTCGGCGTGCCGCTGTTTCTCCTTATCTTTGCGTTCACTATCGACTGGCGTTTGGGGCTGCTGACTATCGTGTCAATCCCTATCTATCTGGCGCTTCAGATGTTCTCCATGAAGGACATGGGCGCAAAGACCGCCGAGATGGACTCCTACCTCGGTGAGGTCTCTGCCACGGCCGTCGAGTTTGCCGAAGGCATTGGCGTCGTCAAAGCATTCGGCACCACGGGCAAAGCGCACCAGCGCTACATCCGAGCGGCAGAGAACTTTGCTGACTTTTACTACGCATGGGTACGGCCTTTGCTGCGTATCGGCGCACTCAGCGAATCTGTCATCGGCATTCCCCTAATCCTGCTTATCAACATTGGCGGAGGCTGGCTGCTTACCGACGCCACCGCCCCCGAGATTGTCGCCACCACACTCATTGCGCTCATTCTTCCGACCACGATTCAGCATGT is a window of Corynebacterium lactis RW2-5 DNA encoding:
- a CDS encoding energy-coupling factor transporter transmembrane component T family protein, yielding MNITVDPRTILLAVAVVNTIVMASPSTTALFCCAAVTSTALATVRIRYGVIAILAFSFLYLAFQLLLLVPGSKGVAFAAVMFMWLARFAVSIGIGAWAILGISPSALTAALRSLRIGPLRLPSWVTIPPAVFLRVLPIAVTEARAIYDAMLLRGLRPGARQWLLHPVQSTSMLVIPLLGTVVQSSDDLAAAALIRGLGGTRTPTTIARLSLRTADVGVLASLVAIVSAAWWLP
- a CDS encoding ABC transporter ATP-binding protein; translated protein: MMHSSSAAPETRSSITARNLSFRYAASGAGLHNISFSLNPGRTMLITGPSGCGKSTLLRLINGLIPHFDDGDLHGEILLDSHGLAPTSGAGSMNPAKVPLHRSAEFSATVFQNPRRQFFTDTVITELAFALENAGTDPGRIRNRIDEVARTVGIEDLLGRRLGELSGGQLQQVACACALMPNTGIILFDEPTASLDSEAIATLRELLQLLRSLGKTIVIAEHRIAPLHGLVDDALIIDNGEISASLSAEEFFAISEQQRQAWGLRSLTPVPLPPLPRLHNLSEPETNPTRGLVLDNVVFSRKSPGGALRGIRRDERRILDIDHLVFPAGEVTAVIGPNGTGKTTLGRLICGLEKPQRGGSIRLNGKRLSAAERNRRCQMVMQDVSRQLFSETVAGEIELGAKEPPPTQSLLEQMDLAGLDKRHPRSLSGGQRQRLVIAAAKAQNADVYVFDEPTSGIPWRHLESIAQRLEELATAGAVVIVITHDNELIEAAATRIADLSPFSPHLAFH
- a CDS encoding ABC transporter ATP-binding protein, which gives rise to MKPVQWRIRIAQVLALISCALAVAPYVALVALGDTLLTAQIHGTPVDSERVQTTIFWLVTAFLNQSLLYTLALLITHFADLRLVHLTRVRIIRTISRAPLSWFGNTSAGRIRKAVDDDTRSLHTLVAHAPVDLIMAVGVPLFLLIFAFTIDWRLGLLTIVSIPIYLALQMFSMKDMGAKTAEMDSYLGEVSATAVEFAEGIGVVKAFGTTGKAHQRYIRAAENFADFYYAWVRPLLRIGALSESVIGIPLILLINIGGGWLLTDATAPEIVATTLIALILPTTIQHVGMMMWSFQLAGNAALHLKNLIDLPPIPEGTGELKASPTPAATSTTAGVIAFENVSFSYGDSPVIENFSATLQPGTVTALVGPSGSGKSTLATMLARFQDPDSGRITIGGVDIRELTFSELYRTVAFVLQTTHLLRVSIRDNIRLARPDASDEAVWEAARAAQISEFIKGLDDGLDTVIGDDINVSGGQAQRIAIARAILADAPVLILDEATTAVDPDAEADIQVALNSLVKGKTVLVIAHKPEAIAGVDQVIRLDAAARKHAAAPHAIEQEESHA